The uncultured Methanomethylovorans sp. genome contains a region encoding:
- a CDS encoding ferritin family protein, with product MFSKAPINFERTSKEDIDKEILRSAMIAELDAINLYEEMAALTYDENLKKILLDVAREEKIHVAMFQTVLMEVDHEYLKVMAKYALTGNR from the coding sequence TTGTTTTCAAAAGCACCTATAAACTTTGAAAGGACAAGTAAGGAAGATATTGATAAAGAGATCCTTAGAAGTGCTATGATAGCCGAACTGGATGCAATAAACCTTTACGAGGAAATGGCTGCCCTTACATATGACGAGAATCTCAAGAAGATACTGCTGGATGTTGCCAGAGAGGAGAAGATACATGTGGCCATGTTCCAGACCGTGCTTATGGAAGTGGATCACGAATACCTGAAAGTGATGGCAAAATACGCATTGACAGGGAATAGATGA
- a CDS encoding hemerythrin domain-containing protein encodes MMGVADLRHEHNEITIMLDILEKICKLLDAGEDVNHEHLKQLHDFMVGFVDECHHAKEEKSLFPTLESIDGDESKKLIEILLTEHKTGRKYAKIIGEAISDNDKIDTQNRSKLVKYGRYYIRLIVQHIDKENNILFTMAEKKLSGEQNQKLFEEFEILEKEKIGVDKREQLQEIIHQLADIYL; translated from the coding sequence ATGATGGGAGTTGCGGATTTGAGACATGAGCATAATGAAATAACTATAATGCTCGATATTCTGGAAAAGATATGCAAATTGCTTGATGCGGGAGAAGATGTGAATCATGAACACCTTAAACAGTTACATGATTTTATGGTCGGCTTTGTTGACGAGTGCCACCATGCGAAGGAAGAGAAATCACTTTTCCCTACATTAGAGAGCATAGATGGGGATGAATCAAAGAAACTAATAGAGATACTTCTTACTGAACATAAAACAGGACGTAAATATGCAAAGATTATAGGCGAAGCTATTTCTGATAATGATAAGATTGATACTCAGAATCGTTCAAAGTTAGTCAAATATGGAAGGTACTACATCAGACTCATTGTCCAGCACATCGATAAAGAAAATAATATTCTTTTCACGATGGCTGAAAAGAAACTTTCTGGAGAACAGAACCAAAAGTTATTTGAAGAATTTGAGATCCTGGAAAAGGAAAAGATTGGCGTTGACAAACGCGAACAATTACAAGAAATAATTCATCAACTGGCCGATATTTATCTATAA
- a CDS encoding flavin reductase family protein gives MKQSIGAKTLAFPTPTWVVGTYDMNGKPNAMTAAWAGICCSTPPCISVSLRKATYSYAGIIENKAFTVSIPSEDYVKEADYFGLASGRDEDKFKATCLTPVRSELVPAPYVGEFPFVLECKLLHTLEIGLHTLFVGEIVDVKAEESVLDKNGNPDIEKIRPIIYGTGNRSYYGIGCNLGKAFTIGKER, from the coding sequence ATGAAACAATCGATTGGAGCAAAGACACTCGCGTTCCCGACACCAACATGGGTTGTCGGTACATATGACATGAATGGAAAGCCAAATGCCATGACTGCAGCCTGGGCCGGAATCTGCTGTTCTACCCCTCCCTGTATCAGTGTATCGTTAAGAAAGGCTACATACAGCTATGCCGGTATCATAGAAAATAAAGCATTTACCGTAAGTATCCCTTCAGAAGATTATGTAAAAGAAGCCGATTACTTTGGCCTTGCAAGTGGAAGGGATGAAGATAAATTCAAGGCAACCTGTCTGACCCCAGTAAGGAGTGAGCTTGTACCTGCTCCCTATGTAGGAGAGTTTCCATTCGTTCTCGAATGCAAACTGCTTCATACTCTTGAAATAGGGCTTCACACCCTGTTTGTAGGAGAAATAGTTGATGTCAAAGCAGAAGAATCCGTACTTGATAAAAACGGAAATCCTGATATCGAGAAAATCCGACCTATTATATATGGGACAGGAAACAGGAGCTACTACGGTATTGGATGTAATCTTGGAAAAGCTTTCACGATAGGGAAAGAACGCTGA
- a CDS encoding right-handed parallel beta-helix repeat-containing protein translates to MKHNLFYNTINEQTKRRREIRECYKFAGLLIICSLLLLINHASAATIYLDPSSNGDEAINEAMDQAQPGDTIYLNNGTFWVDGTINFADGVTLTGDGEVKLVDYVGWDSGQTMFYASHLSDITISDITIDGNSQGNIDVPFGQGYYGLFLFRNCENVLFDGVTLEYAKSDGIIFRNGDGITVTNCIINKMGHESLYSLYSDNVEFTNNDIFTRTNAACRIASGNHVLISNNEVYSGTITVADGGGSSTGPGIEINIDAGQPATDIEISKNYIHDLRGSGIWMTSESTKGDGVYIHNNIIRDVGNYPSDNKYSTAGITIWQFNATLIENNVFDDTGIAGVRYAKRASDGVVDEEFTTIVRNNVFINIKDHITISAEPVMNSYSENHKFYVYCNDFYNNYDAFDGNLCIAWNNFALNPMFSDSMYHLQDDSPLKGIGYNGADIGAYGTASGKIWAIGTIDQKENDDSEASDEPITEPTDDVNEDLDNCTSDNSNHDLDNATIDDGRTTDKDETNYDLDNCTSDYVDNSTAEYVDNSTTEYIGNSTSEHHISSHSQGTGYALIETPHEEIVICSAELTKPTFRRIVP, encoded by the coding sequence ATGAAGCACAATTTATTTTATAATACCATTAATGAACAAACAAAAAGAAGAAGAGAGATTCGGGAATGCTATAAGTTCGCTGGTCTCTTAATTATATGCTCTCTGCTTTTACTAATAAATCATGCATCTGCAGCAACTATCTATTTAGATCCATCTTCTAACGGAGATGAAGCAATAAATGAGGCCATGGATCAAGCCCAACCTGGCGATACCATCTATCTTAACAATGGTACTTTCTGGGTAGATGGCACAATCAACTTTGCAGATGGTGTAACCCTTACAGGTGATGGGGAGGTAAAACTCGTAGACTATGTAGGATGGGACTCAGGCCAGACGATGTTCTATGCATCCCATCTCTCAGATATCACTATCAGTGATATTACCATTGACGGAAACAGTCAAGGTAATATCGATGTGCCATTCGGCCAGGGTTACTATGGCCTATTCCTATTCAGGAATTGTGAAAATGTACTATTTGATGGTGTCACTCTTGAGTATGCTAAGTCAGATGGTATAATTTTCAGAAACGGTGACGGTATCACAGTTACCAATTGCATTATAAACAAGATGGGGCATGAAAGTCTATACAGCCTGTATAGTGATAATGTTGAGTTTACGAACAATGATATTTTCACCCGAACAAATGCTGCTTGTCGGATTGCTAGCGGTAATCATGTTTTAATCTCCAACAATGAGGTCTACTCAGGCACTATCACAGTTGCAGATGGTGGAGGTTCTTCTACAGGTCCGGGTATCGAAATTAATATCGATGCTGGACAACCTGCTACAGATATTGAAATCAGTAAGAACTACATCCATGATCTGAGAGGTTCAGGTATCTGGATGACTTCTGAATCAACAAAAGGTGACGGTGTTTACATCCATAATAACATAATCAGAGATGTAGGAAACTACCCCTCAGACAACAAGTACTCTACAGCAGGCATTACAATTTGGCAGTTCAATGCAACACTCATTGAGAATAACGTGTTCGATGACACAGGTATTGCAGGTGTTCGCTATGCAAAGAGGGCTTCTGATGGCGTTGTAGATGAAGAGTTCACAACCATAGTCAGGAACAATGTTTTCATCAACATCAAGGATCACATCACCATATCTGCTGAACCTGTCATGAATTCCTACTCAGAGAATCACAAGTTCTATGTGTATTGTAACGACTTTTATAATAACTACGATGCTTTTGACGGCAATCTCTGCATTGCATGGAACAACTTTGCTCTTAATCCCATGTTCTCAGATTCAATGTATCACCTGCAGGATGATTCTCCTTTAAAAGGAATTGGTTATAATGGTGCAGATATTGGTGCTTATGGAACGGCTTCTGGCAAAATATGGGCTATCGGAACCATTGACCAAAAGGAAAACGATGATTCTGAGGCTTCTGACGAGCCAATTACAGAGCCTACAGACGATGTAAATGAGGATCTTGATAATTGTACATCTGACAACTCAAACCATGATCTAGATAATGCAACCATTGATGATGGCAGAACTACAGATAAAGATGAAACAAACTATGACCTTGACAATTGCACTTCAGATTATGTAGACAATTCTACTGCTGAATATGTAGATAATAGTACTACTGAGTACATAGGTAATTCCACTTCAGAACATCATATAAGCAGCCACAGCCAGGGTACAGGATACGCATTAATTGAAACCCCACATGAAGAAATAGTAATATGCAGTGCAGAGCTCACAAAACCAACGTTTAGGAGGATAGTTCCCTGA
- a CDS encoding tripartite tricarboxylate transporter permease, producing the protein MGVPNSDMALAVLPGHQLLLDGRGPEAIRLSALGSAGSVITSIILLLPFGFLLYTIYPLIQDYIGWMLLFIAFLMIVTEKGEYVPGQGSLTRYRYKFYALLVFVMSGLLGIFAFGKENMANSLFESGSPSILLPLLSGLFGASQLIISLTTSSVIPAQRTSLISLPANRIIKGIASGSIAGSFVAWLPGVSSSVATLLAEQFSRIRGKQKSDKTSISEDPLDEAREFIISVSGVNTANAVFGLFVFFFIGRARNGAIVAISSLLDQSAIDIPFILILLCVVILASIFSYYSTIKIGNIIHLLMAKINYRKLSIAVLAGLVVMVTIFTGMFGIVIFFMATSIGLLPSFMNVRKSNAMGVILLPIILYFL; encoded by the coding sequence TTGGGAGTCCCTAATTCGGACATGGCGCTGGCAGTACTTCCGGGACATCAGTTACTGCTCGATGGCAGAGGACCAGAAGCTATACGGCTTTCAGCCCTAGGAAGTGCAGGTTCTGTAATCACATCCATCATCCTGCTTTTGCCATTTGGCTTCCTGTTATACACAATATATCCACTTATACAAGACTACATTGGTTGGATGCTGCTCTTCATAGCTTTCCTGATGATCGTAACTGAAAAAGGAGAGTATGTACCTGGACAGGGATCTCTTACTCGCTACAGATACAAATTTTATGCACTTTTGGTATTCGTGATGAGCGGTCTGTTAGGAATCTTTGCTTTTGGAAAAGAGAACATGGCTAACTCTTTGTTCGAATCAGGTAGCCCGTCGATACTACTTCCACTGTTAAGCGGCCTATTTGGTGCTTCCCAACTAATAATAAGCCTCACAACCAGTTCAGTAATACCAGCCCAGCGCACTTCCTTAATCAGCCTGCCTGCTAACAGGATAATAAAAGGAATTGCCTCCGGAAGCATTGCAGGTTCTTTTGTAGCATGGTTGCCGGGAGTATCATCTTCTGTAGCTACATTGCTGGCAGAACAATTCAGCAGGATACGTGGCAAACAAAAGTCTGATAAAACCAGTATATCCGAAGATCCCCTGGATGAAGCTAGAGAATTCATCATTTCAGTATCTGGTGTAAATACTGCTAACGCTGTTTTTGGCCTGTTTGTTTTTTTCTTCATTGGAAGAGCACGTAACGGAGCAATAGTGGCAATATCCTCGTTATTGGACCAATCAGCAATAGACATACCCTTTATCCTTATTCTATTATGTGTGGTGATCCTTGCCTCGATATTTTCCTACTATTCCACTATCAAAATTGGAAATATCATTCACCTGTTAATGGCGAAAATTAACTACAGGAAATTAAGCATTGCGGTACTGGCAGGTCTTGTAGTGATGGTCACCATATTCACAGGGATGTTTGGCATTGTAATATTCTTTATGGCAACATCCATAGGATTGCTACCATCTTTCATGAATGTAAGAAAAAGTAATGCAATGGGCGTGATCTTACTGCCTATTATTCTGTATTTTTTATGA
- a CDS encoding prepilin peptidase: protein MNLTTCLYSVISLILLYAVYLDVKDRRVPNMVWVAMASVTLPFWTFDTTFAVVMISLVLYFTETIGAADAKCFMVLSLSVNALVIILVSFLLFPLFIPARKWGGHQTYPFLLPLTTAAILCFSLGL, encoded by the coding sequence ATGAATCTGACTACATGTCTATATTCCGTAATTAGTCTGATCTTGCTGTATGCTGTTTATCTGGATGTTAAGGATAGACGAGTTCCTAATATGGTATGGGTGGCAATGGCTTCCGTCACTCTACCTTTTTGGACGTTTGATACTACCTTTGCAGTGGTGATGATCTCTTTGGTCCTCTACTTTACAGAAACAATAGGGGCGGCTGATGCTAAATGTTTCATGGTACTCTCTTTATCAGTAAATGCTCTTGTGATCATACTGGTATCGTTTTTGTTATTTCCCCTGTTCATTCCGGCTCGTAAATGGGGTGGTCATCAAACATACCCATTTTTGCTACCCTTAACTACTGCAGCAATACTGTGCTTTAGTCTTGGGTTGTAG
- a CDS encoding ferredoxin, whose amino-acid sequence MADKTLKVPENAPGAYYVDAECIACDLCVDTAPNHFKMINGDQPHACVYKQPESDEEKDNCDDAMGACPVDAIGNDG is encoded by the coding sequence ATAGCCGATAAAACTCTGAAAGTACCTGAGAACGCTCCAGGTGCGTATTATGTTGATGCTGAATGTATAGCATGTGATTTATGTGTGGACACAGCTCCGAATCACTTCAAAATGATTAACGGTGATCAACCGCATGCATGTGTATACAAGCAACCCGAAAGCGATGAGGAAAAGGATAACTGCGATGATGCAATGGGTGCTTGTCCCGTTGATGCTATAGGAAACGATGGATAA
- a CDS encoding DUF1699 family protein, with translation MKIRVISSKEEIETLNTNEEMVHMAFRPSNTDIFSLIQKCPQVKALHIPNSYKRTISTSAKMFLQMQGIELIEGDVWGHRKDINEYSEVPQSVYDSIKQYRVNGMQDEDIAEKMIRETRLSPDFIAFLMKNN, from the coding sequence ATGAAAATTAGAGTAATAAGCTCCAAAGAAGAGATTGAAACATTAAATACTAATGAAGAGATGGTCCACATGGCGTTCAGACCATCTAACACAGATATCTTTTCACTTATACAGAAGTGCCCACAGGTTAAAGCACTACATATTCCAAATTCCTACAAGAGAACTATATCCACCTCTGCAAAAATGTTCCTTCAAATGCAAGGCATAGAACTCATTGAAGGTGATGTGTGGGGGCACCGCAAGGATATTAATGAGTATTCAGAGGTGCCTCAAAGTGTGTATGACAGTATAAAACAGTACCGAGTAAACGGAATGCAGGATGAAGATATCGCCGAAAAGATGATTAGAGAGACTAGGTTAAGTCCTGATTTCATTGCATTCCTTATGAAGAACAATTGA
- a CDS encoding LamG-like jellyroll fold domain-containing protein codes for MRKIIMVVMLLFLIALPAMAATNSYTKTLTTTTELSNGAWYTGYTISGDRIVHASGAGEYISPVFTAVNLTSGDVTYTDDTGNNVIDYAWLYSNSQWLNSTDGRHVTGGHAFYNIRYPFSGSSGGITPDVSIVDSGSSHQDATLGGGATIYSVLNHRYENYISFDGAGDYTRTNYAYDYDAGWWCIAAMIKPDGTAGSPIGISDSGSNAVIELQYIDAAADYWQLLVRDQNDNAVSSYNASVTITPNNWHYIVMYADATYVYVYMDGKYVTKIDMTYNASSQLNLDYIQLGGIYFGGNNIADWAGDMDEFRFMHGALPASERSASGIMGTYMTACVNGNIPPKKDTYKLAGAADANLYTVITGYSIGGYYVNDISMTWTNTKPNIVSMFPVDDYTYDTDPIVTLSVNVTDADITYEDFISAFFYVDGEYEGSASSSTNGEIQQNIGTFTGGYHTWVANIQDSWSGVTTTSTEGFYVLSILYIRDEQDFENLIDDATVTINFYTENTSTTKTSSDGTVDLSGLPVQNLLVTASADGYESRKTIITSLYDAQNIYLISENASTIYNTFKLNTQSISYPVTDYWIDVQKPMNGTVDTVFSSYFGFDGSCGTYLIEGDVYRLVIHSPDGSEVSYGWLYPDPDGTMDITITSSSGSNYVTDWLSSGFTFDEDADTITFSYDSDEEIEAATFVATENNESVASYSLDTNSGTFVLASDSSKHEYLITVTIETEDGKFYNVTQAFTLNPENIDPFPSSYPEWFKQVVVSAIAIVCILAFSAYRADVGCVLGAGVFCTAYIFDWFPIGQAAIYTIILIATAAVIKFKKKQDRVIY; via the coding sequence ATGAGAAAAATAATCATGGTGGTGATGCTCCTCTTCTTGATTGCGCTGCCTGCAATGGCAGCAACCAACTCCTACACCAAAACACTCACAACCACAACTGAACTCAGCAACGGTGCATGGTATACTGGCTACACTATTAGCGGAGACCGCATAGTACATGCTTCAGGTGCAGGAGAATACATATCTCCCGTATTCACAGCAGTCAATCTTACTTCAGGCGATGTCACCTACACCGATGATACAGGAAACAACGTCATAGACTATGCATGGTTATATAGCAACTCTCAATGGCTCAATTCCACAGACGGTAGACATGTAACAGGTGGACACGCATTCTACAATATAAGATATCCTTTCAGTGGTTCTTCTGGCGGCATCACTCCTGATGTGTCCATAGTTGATAGCGGTAGTTCCCATCAAGACGCAACTCTTGGTGGTGGTGCAACCATCTATAGTGTACTCAATCATCGGTATGAGAACTACATCTCATTTGATGGTGCAGGCGACTACACTCGAACTAACTACGCCTATGATTATGATGCTGGCTGGTGGTGCATAGCCGCAATGATAAAACCAGATGGTACAGCAGGCTCACCCATAGGCATCAGTGACAGTGGCAGCAATGCAGTCATAGAATTGCAGTACATAGATGCCGCAGCCGATTACTGGCAGCTTCTTGTACGAGACCAAAATGACAATGCAGTTTCGTCATACAACGCCTCAGTAACAATAACCCCTAACAACTGGCACTATATTGTGATGTATGCTGATGCTACTTACGTATATGTTTACATGGATGGAAAATACGTCACAAAAATAGACATGACCTACAACGCAAGCAGCCAACTCAACCTTGATTACATACAGCTTGGAGGTATCTACTTCGGTGGAAATAATATTGCAGATTGGGCAGGCGACATGGATGAGTTTCGATTCATGCATGGTGCTCTTCCTGCTTCCGAAAGAAGCGCATCAGGCATTATGGGAACCTACATGACGGCTTGCGTTAACGGAAATATACCCCCAAAAAAGGATACATACAAGCTTGCAGGTGCAGCTGACGCAAATCTATATACTGTCATCACTGGCTATTCCATTGGCGGCTACTACGTCAATGACATCTCTATGACTTGGACTAACACAAAACCAAACATAGTGTCCATGTTCCCCGTTGACGATTATACCTATGACACAGACCCGATAGTTACACTTTCAGTGAACGTAACTGATGCTGACATCACTTATGAAGACTTCATATCTGCATTCTTCTATGTTGATGGTGAATATGAGGGGTCAGCGAGTAGTTCCACAAATGGTGAAATACAGCAAAATATAGGTACTTTCACAGGCGGTTACCATACTTGGGTAGCAAACATACAGGACTCATGGAGTGGAGTTACAACAACTTCCACAGAAGGATTCTATGTACTTTCCATCCTGTACATCAGGGATGAACAGGACTTCGAAAACCTGATAGATGATGCCACAGTCACAATCAACTTCTATACTGAGAACACATCGACAACAAAGACCTCAAGTGATGGTACAGTTGACCTGTCTGGACTGCCAGTTCAGAACCTACTAGTTACAGCTTCAGCCGATGGATACGAATCACGAAAGACCATCATTACAAGCCTGTACGATGCACAAAACATCTACCTGATTAGTGAAAATGCATCAACCATTTACAACACATTCAAGCTGAACACTCAGTCTATCAGTTACCCTGTAACTGATTATTGGATTGATGTTCAGAAGCCTATGAATGGCACAGTCGATACAGTCTTCAGTTCATATTTCGGTTTCGATGGTTCATGTGGTACATATCTGATTGAAGGTGATGTCTACCGTCTTGTAATTCATTCCCCTGATGGCTCTGAAGTAAGCTATGGTTGGTTATACCCGGATCCAGACGGCACAATGGACATAACAATAACAAGCAGCTCTGGCAGTAATTATGTGACTGACTGGTTAAGCAGTGGTTTCACCTTTGATGAAGATGCAGATACAATCACGTTCTCTTATGATTCAGATGAGGAAATTGAAGCTGCTACTTTTGTAGCAACTGAAAACAATGAAAGCGTAGCATCATATTCACTAGATACTAATTCAGGTACTTTTGTTCTTGCTTCTGACAGTTCAAAACACGAATACCTGATTACCGTAACTATTGAAACCGAAGATGGCAAATTCTACAATGTGACCCAGGCATTCACGCTGAACCCTGAGAACATAGATCCGTTTCCCTCATCATATCCCGAATGGTTCAAACAGGTGGTTGTGTCAGCTATTGCTATAGTCTGTATTCTTGCATTTAGTGCTTACCGTGCAGATGTAGGATGTGTGCTAGGTGCAGGTGTGTTCTGTACTGCTTATATTTTTGACTGGTTCCCAATTGGTCAGGCTGCAATCTACACAATAATTCTAATTGCTACAGCAGCAGTCATCAAATTCAAGAAAAAACAAGATAGGGTGATATATTGA
- a CDS encoding ferritin family protein: MLSRIPIVLDKINPKDLNKEILRAAIVAELDAISLYEQMANLTESDEVKRVLLDVAKEEKTHVGEFHALLLEQDEEQVKELEAGKKEVEEELGKSGGE; this comes from the coding sequence ATGTTATCGAGGATACCAATAGTTTTGGATAAAATCAACCCGAAAGATCTGAATAAAGAGATCCTGAGAGCTGCAATCGTTGCCGAACTGGATGCTATAAGCCTTTATGAGCAAATGGCTAACCTTACAGAAAGCGATGAAGTAAAAAGGGTGCTGCTTGATGTGGCAAAAGAGGAAAAAACACACGTAGGAGAGTTTCATGCATTGCTCCTTGAACAAGATGAAGAGCAGGTCAAAGAACTGGAGGCTGGAAAAAAGGAAGTGGAAGAAGAACTCGGTAAATCAGGAGGTGAGTGA
- a CDS encoding COG1361 S-layer family protein, whose translation MTLSVQNYGNKNLESIVVTAQPEYPFSQVDGESLSKTISYLNARQDISDAATVKLRLKVASDAPEGTYKLDIVTTDSTGTTITTKLNIEVRGKEYAQIVAISKSNIDFATEEQLDFLVTNTGSSPLKNMQISWVDPTGTILPVYSDNTKYISYLAANQSVTVSYIVMANINANPGLYQLDITLKAEDYNSNITTISTTAGLFVGCKTDFDVAFSESSNGETSLSVANVGNNEAYSVKVSIPEQAGYTVSGSSSSIVGNLEKGDYTIASFAVSQQGTGNLSRYSSRLVGNSSLVSAASTTASTNYDLKVLIQYTDSMGQRDRIEKFVHISQNSTATTAASYSGARNQSTSSSNYLYIVLLIAIIGAGYVVYYRRKNGENPAIIQKLESLAYRKKKEGN comes from the coding sequence TTGACTCTTAGTGTGCAGAACTATGGGAATAAGAATCTTGAGAGTATAGTTGTAACCGCACAGCCTGAATATCCTTTTTCGCAAGTGGATGGCGAATCACTTAGCAAGACCATATCCTACCTAAATGCCAGGCAGGATATAAGTGATGCTGCAACAGTGAAGTTGAGATTGAAAGTGGCCAGTGATGCTCCAGAAGGTACGTATAAGCTGGATATCGTTACAACGGATTCAACAGGTACAACTATAACCACTAAACTGAATATTGAAGTAAGGGGCAAGGAGTATGCTCAAATCGTGGCGATCAGCAAATCCAATATAGACTTTGCAACCGAGGAGCAGCTTGATTTCCTCGTCACAAACACTGGGAGTTCACCCTTGAAGAACATGCAGATATCCTGGGTAGATCCCACTGGTACAATTTTACCGGTGTACTCTGATAACACCAAGTACATAAGCTATCTAGCAGCCAATCAGTCTGTAACTGTTAGTTATATTGTAATGGCTAATATAAATGCCAATCCAGGTCTTTACCAGCTGGATATCACGCTTAAGGCAGAGGATTATAATTCCAATATCACTACAATTTCAACGACAGCGGGTTTGTTCGTGGGTTGTAAGACCGATTTCGACGTAGCATTCTCAGAATCGTCGAATGGAGAGACCTCGCTCTCCGTAGCTAATGTGGGCAATAATGAAGCATATTCAGTGAAAGTATCCATTCCGGAACAGGCTGGTTATACTGTATCAGGCAGTTCCTCTTCCATAGTGGGCAACCTGGAAAAAGGTGACTATACAATTGCGTCATTCGCTGTTTCACAACAGGGAACTGGAAATTTATCCCGCTATAGCAGTAGACTAGTTGGGAATAGTTCTCTGGTTTCGGCAGCATCCACAACTGCAAGTACTAACTATGACCTTAAAGTCTTGATACAGTATACAGATTCCATGGGTCAGAGGGACAGAATAGAGAAATTTGTTCATATCTCGCAGAACAGCACGGCAACAACTGCGGCAAGTTACTCTGGCGCACGAAACCAGAGTACATCTAGTTCGAACTATCTGTACATTGTCCTGTTGATAGCAATTATTGGAGCAGGATATGTTGTGTACTATAGAAGAAAGAACGGTGAGAATCCAGCCATTATCCAGAAATTGGAATCGCTTGCTTACAGGAAAAAGAAAGAGGGTAACTAG
- a CDS encoding ABC transporter permease: protein MRNSSYLKMAISILFHSKIRSWLTIIGIVIGVGAVVTIMSLSNSMSADLQSRLADMDLTSVTITPGYTKASSVMGPRDMSGSTSSKDAELTKKDIRAIKLIDNIDYIYGQISGRESVSYMGKSATLSINGVDPQVWQYTVTYNMESGRLLEPTYLYIAVIGYKVANEMYDNQIGLNRIITVNGKSVRVVGILASGENDNAVIMPIDAAVGVIQDSTPDVYDSIVVKVNSVDNVATVKQEIETKLMISRHVMNDKEKDFTVSDSLSRAESVTAMMSSISLFLGAIAGVSLIVGSVGIANTMFTSVMEKTREIGTMKAIGATNKDILMIFLFNSAMVGFVGGVIGILLSIILTSVMGPAMGISGMTVAPYLILLGISIAVFIGVVSGLVPAYNASRMKPVDALRYE from the coding sequence ATGAGGAATAGCAGCTATCTCAAAATGGCCATTAGCATTCTGTTTCATAGTAAGATACGTAGCTGGCTTACCATTATAGGGATAGTTATAGGAGTAGGTGCGGTAGTAACCATCATGTCTCTCAGTAACAGTATGTCGGCAGACCTGCAAAGCCGTCTTGCGGACATGGATCTGACATCCGTCACCATCACCCCGGGTTATACTAAAGCATCTTCAGTAATGGGACCACGAGATATGAGTGGTAGTACCTCCTCAAAAGATGCCGAACTCACTAAAAAGGATATCAGAGCCATTAAACTGATTGATAATATTGACTATATCTATGGGCAGATATCAGGAAGGGAGTCTGTATCCTATATGGGCAAGTCCGCAACTCTTTCTATAAATGGTGTTGACCCTCAGGTATGGCAGTATACGGTCACATATAACATGGAATCAGGCAGGCTGCTTGAACCAACATATCTTTACATTGCAGTCATAGGTTACAAGGTTGCCAACGAAATGTATGATAATCAGATCGGCCTGAACCGGATCATTACAGTCAATGGAAAATCTGTAAGAGTAGTGGGTATACTTGCATCAGGTGAAAATGATAATGCTGTTATTATGCCTATAGACGCAGCGGTTGGAGTTATACAGGATTCTACGCCCGATGTTTACGATTCGATCGTTGTAAAAGTTAATAGTGTAGATAACGTCGCGACGGTAAAACAAGAAATTGAAACAAAACTCATGATTTCAAGGCATGTGATGAATGATAAGGAAAAGGACTTTACTGTTTCGGACTCACTATCAAGGGCTGAATCTGTCACTGCAATGATGTCATCCATAAGCCTTTTCCTAGGAGCTATAGCCGGTGTTTCTCTGATTGTAGGTTCGGTAGGCATTGCTAATACAATGTTCACGTCAGTGATGGAAAAGACAAGGGAAATAGGTACTATGAAGGCTATCGGGGCCACGAACAAGGACATATTGATGATATTCCTTTTCAACTCGGCAATGGTGGGTTTCGTAGGAGGTGTTATCGGCATCTTATTGAGCATTATACTAACATCTGTCATGGGGCCAGCAATGGGGATTTCCGGGATGACAGTTGCGCCTTACCTGATACTTCTAGGGATATCCATTGCTGTCTTTATAGGTGTTGTCTCAGGTCTGGTGCCTGCTTACAATGCATCGAGGATGAAACCTGTGGACGCTTTGAGGTATGAGTGA